From Brassica rapa cultivar Chiifu-401-42 chromosome A06, CAAS_Brap_v3.01, whole genome shotgun sequence:
TATGCTTACCCAGTGAGCTCTGGAGATTGTATTAGCCAACAAGCTCAGAGTTCTGGAATTCCTCAGCTAAGGAAGTTGGAATCGTTAGGTCTTTATGTTAATAGGAGAGTTGGAGATGCGAGTAGAAGATCTAATAATGGGATTGGTAAACATCATGCTCTATTTTTATAAACACAAGATTTGTTTATTAACCGACAAATGCACAAACTATACATGTGCAGCTagatttctgttttttttttctcgtagGATCAAATGATGCAGCATTGCTGCTATCCGCTGGGATTTTGGTCATTTGTAGCAAACCAAACAAGCGTTCACTGGTAATGTAACGTCTAATGTTTGTCCATCGTTTTGctcatggtttttttttttttttttttgcagatgcTCTGATGACTGCATACaccataaaaattaaaacatattgaCGATGGGGTAGTACAATCTTCAGATTGCTTGACATATATACATATGCATATAATACGAATATGTACTTTGATCCTTAAATTCACCACTAAAACATGTCACTGTACGTTACTAATATTTGTTTCATGACAATCATTTTAGTTAATGCCTCTTTTCATAGCTAGCCAGCCAGCCACCGGTTATCTTCAGCTCTATTTGACCGCAAAGGACTATGAATTTTCCattttggaaatttttcatttttgaatgTATATATGTCGACTTTTTGGTAATCTACAGTTTTTGTTTTCTACTAAAAAACTGATGAAATTTATAAGTGttaaatacaattataaaaatgatatgtttagttttccttttttcttaaaGATATTACTCTTATTACTtcaaataaaaaagtttttacACAAAAATGTTGGAAAAATAGGTTGAATGTTAAAGAATGACAAAGTATATTATATATCGAAAACTGTTAAAATATTTTGCAATAGTATTATCGAACAAGACACATAAACAACAAAATTATACAACTATATAGTAAATGAcatcaaaattttgataatatatttaatggtTCTATTATATAAAACTCAATTATTgacatatataaaaatgaatcaACACCGGCGCGCGGGTCAAACTCTagtattgtatattttaaatattttagatttatttttaaaaattttaatttttacacataattttttttaaaaaattataatattttaaaagtaaaattagacaacaagaatattacaaaataaacttaatagaaatttttttaagtagatacatgaagacataattattacacaaatttaaatattacaacaacactagtagtctagtaaattttctctcctttaaaatattttccaaaaaaattttGTGTAACAAAAAATGAAGCATtaggaaaataattttatgtaataatatgttattttgcttgtagtttaatatttaattatgtatttctatttataattttttattttaatataaaattatattaattaatattactataatatttttatatatgtgctagttatctataaaagttttatggatttataataattatgacatatatatggattatagtgtaaattacaaataatttaaatttaaatttgaagctttgtttttggagaaaaacactttaaaacttcaaatatagagtttgcaaaactctataatagagagtGTTTTTAGAGATACTCTAATACCCAAAactgaaaacttttttttctttgttgataTCTAATATTAGTTTGTAATTTCTATTTTCAGTTGGTATCAAACAGAGTTTCGTATGAGAATTGGATGACGGTTTACAATGGTGATTTCTAAAACAAAGAGAAGAGTTGTGTTGGGGAAGACAATGCCAAGTcatgggggtgattggtagttgctgtaggtgctgtccacagtcctatttatttttacagcaccaaattcagagcaatcaagctttaaatttttttttgaaaccacagctCTTGAAATAAcctacagctgtacaagtgctctgcagagTCAAATATTcaaagcaattttttagtgttttatataaaattctacagcaataaaatctaaagccacagcaaaaaatctacagatttttttctacagttaaatttttaaagctacaactaTTACAGCAATAATGTCGATTGTCGGTGGAAATTCCGGTCGGATATGTATAGAGAATgaaatattatgaaatatttCTTATTCATACATGGTGAGTAGGAAGGTTGGGTTTTGTACAATGCCGTTGACTATAAAGTCCTTTACATAAATAGACTTAAACTTGTTTCCTTAAGTGATCAGGTTGGTTCTACTCACATGGCGATGATAAAATCGCAAAATAAAATGTAAGAATTAACCTTATCCTTTTTTAGGATTCATGATCGATTCTTTGCGTGGAATTCGGATCCTATACATAATTGTTAGATCTCTCTTACAAAGGACAGAATCCTATGATAAATTAAATgagttagaaaatatttaagcaTGTTAGGACTTATTCAGATCCAGATTTGGCAGAAGACTAAATCAATTTGACTAGACACGAAAAATATAGATGTATTAAACAGCTTATAAATAGGGCATGGCTATGCTTCAGAGGTACACACAACACAGAATGACGAAATGGAATGTGGTCATGGTGGTAATGATTGTGATGGTTGCTGCAATGGGAGGAGAAGCAAAGCAAATACGCCAAAGGACTTGGATAGGTTGCTTTCGATATTGTTCTCGCAATTGCAGCGATACCGACGGAAATTGCTATGAAGGTTGTAAGATCAGATGTGGTGGTCCAACTCCTACAGAAACAAATTCAAGGTAGAGCTTTCTTTTTCCGAATTTTTTGTTCTTGTGGATTTTGGATTTTTGACTTTTTAGTTACTGATTGAGGACTGAGGACTTTATATTAGGAAGGAGTAATATCAGATACATTTATGCATGAGAAACATTTTACAGCTAGCATAATTTCCTAAGTATTGCAATTATAGTGAGATCCTTGTACTTCATCTACCTATTCTTAATGTCTTACTTGATCTTCTAAATCGTTCTACATGAATAAGTGTATGAAATCATACCTAGTTTAGTAGTTTTTTATAGATGATTTGAAACAATTTCTACGTCGTTTCTGGTTTGGATGGTAGTAAAATTTATCACtaattttctaatatattttagttttaagttggaagttTTTTAAGCTCGGTTATGATACTGGACTAGAGTTCAGGTTTTCAGTGTAAGAAACTATATCTATTTTACCATATCATCGACATGGTTACgtttttaaatcaatttttttttgtctggacCGGCTTTAACCCAATTTACATATAATCTAAACTGAACACctcttttttttcattaatctcttatatattaaatgagaagcattgtaataaatgcgttCAAACTAAACTGGACATATGTCACGTGTAGAAGCCTTGTAATAAATGCGTTCACACAAAAATGGACACATGTCACATGTAGAGAGTTTTTCACCCaaattctatataaatatatttacactATGTACTTtaagttttttaaatataaaactcacatgcatggtttttctttacgttatttttactgtttatgaatagagctggacaaattattcataaattttgattcgattcgttatctGTTTTGATTTGAATCGAAAAATCCGGATATCCGTTACTCTACGAAgtaaatcaaatactaaaatacaatgttcattaaaaaaagcaaatcacaaatatcatATTTATAGGAACGGATATTCAATTTGATccgttatatgtatatatatacatatatttaaagaattatatataagttatatattatagtttatataaattttacaatatttttgtttttaaataatttcattttaagaattttatttttcatgtattattttgaaaatatcatttaatattaattaacagtatctttataaatttatcaaccatctttatatacttttacatacatgTACACATTGACGTGGGTACCTTATAACTAACTATATACCACAAcataaatatctaatttttttggaagttaaagtattctttttttcttaatgcttctttcactatcgaccaaattgtagtaaaatgatttgtcttaataatttttttgtttttaactattatccgtttagaaactataatatgaaaccattggttcgacatcacgactatctaagattcataacatgaaaacaaacaaaaaatagtaatttttgattatcaaagaaaaaaaaaaaccaaaaacatcaaacattttagccgaacaaaccaaataaatattaatttaaaatgatagttatattttagaagattaaaaaccaaaaaccaacctAAAATCGAActgatatccagattaaacagattaatgtctccttattaaaaaataacgaaactaataatcacattccaTTCCACAGGTTATTACCTAGTTCTTTGTATTATTGTGATACTGTCACATATATGTATTCAGTCTCATACACACATAGTATAattgtttgtttatttcttaaaaaaatttaaatattctaaATGAGTAGGAATTTACATGGGAAGAATCATTCGTACACTGAAGATAAGGAGGttggcggaaacagaaactaaTAAAGAGAGCTCTTGCGGAGACCATAAACATTACTATTCGCGTTTTTCCTTCTACCAGGTTCCTTAGTTTGTGCTTGTGTGACTTGTGTTTGTGTAACTTAAGCTATATGCGTGAAGACCCGATATATGTTTTGAATAAACTGAAACACTCATTTGTCACTTGATGGATGTCTTGAAAGTTTTCTAGTAGCTCACCCTACACCTTCTGTTGTTTCTACAAACATGTGCCCACTCACTACTAGGTTTTAGTAACATGTATTAGCTTGAGTTGGATTTGAAATCTTTATATTACGTTGGTGTTGTTGTATTTGGCTTGATTGTTTATCATATATGTATGTTGAGCTTTCATGTCAACATATTCGATTTAATaagatatagaaaaaaattataaataaatacccAATAAGAGTTTCTTCTATTCAACTTACTCCTGGGAGGGACAGGTATGTGATAAATTGATGGTGGTGTGGTGCCATGAAGTGTTCAACAAAAATAGACACCTGTAGTTACCGCATTTTCGAGGTTTTAgtcttatgaaaataaaatgcgACTGAGGAAACTAACTAATTAGTGGAAAAATCATAATCCACCACAGGGAATAAAAGACTATTTAGCAGTGGATGAAACCATGAACTCATATCATATCATCAGTCTCTAAGCGCTAGACGATGAAACAAGCATAGACTAGTCATACCGATCAATATACATAAAGTCTGAAGCTAGATAAGTGTGATATACAAATTACAATACTGAAAGCCAATTCAAGAGATAAGAAACAGAGCAATGGAGAAAACTAGAACAAGCTGCGAGTTACTAGATAATAAAGCTCGCGACTTCGTTGCATAGTTGACAACTTTGTTTTCTGCAAAATCACCCATAAAGAAGAGACAGATAAGCCATCAAGtaaatagataatttttttttttttgtagcacAAACAGATAATATAATCTCCATTGATAAAGTGAGAAAGAATAAGTTGAGGACATAACTGCATTCTTTAGGATGGCAGAGACATCTGAGAGCAACTCCACAGTTACCGTCTGGTCTCTCGCAGGCGATGCATAAATCCGGCAAGTGACCCTCCACTTCCAAAGAAACCCTTGCTCCCAGTTTCTTCACTTTCTTCTCTCTTCCCGAGGAATGAGAAAGGATTAGGGTTTTGGTTGTGTAGTCTATGGAAGAGACATGGAAGAGACCGACTGAGGTTTTGAAATAGAGTCTTCCAGATCTGCAGGTGATGAGATTTGCGGCGACGATTGATTGGTTTGAGAATGGGGAGAGGAAAAGGTTTGTGGTATTGATTTTGCTGCAGTGGTGggtttcttgttcttgttgtgTGGAAGGAGAGAGAGTTAGGAAGAAAATGAGAGAGTGAAGGAGAAGAAGTTGATGGATTTTACTTGGAGTTTCCACCATTTTTTGTCTTGTTTGTGCTATATGTTTAACAGTTTCACTTCACAATGTTTGTAGTTTATACTAATTATTAGACAtagcttttataaaaaaatatatcttattagattatttgtttttctttactttGTGCTCACACTTTAACCCTTTGATGGGTAAATCATGttagaataaaatatgaaaattttatgcTTGGGGACATATTCTCACTTTGTATTTACATCTTGACACATCTAATATCTGATACACTATTTCTGTGTGGTTTGTCCTTTAGATCAAAGCATGATTAATTGGAAGTTTTTAAGATGAAGTTTTTTGTGTAATATAAGataagttttttaatttttaaagaaaCACTAAGACACATcttctaaataaaaaatataagagatgttttttcggaaaaaaaatgtcaaatcatgtTCTAAGAATTCCAAATAGGTTTCTCCCATTAATTATGCTCTTATATCTCCAAGTCAGCTACCACTGCACTTTCCCATGTTCCTAACTAAACAAAACTATCCTAGCaactaggcctgggcatttcggatatcggtttggttcggttcgggtatTTCGGGTTTCGGGTAGTTCGGATAAGAGCTAGAGTATCCATTTAGTACTTGACatatttttggttcggttcggatagtttcgggttcggttcggttcggttcggttcggatagtaaATGTAGGATCCAGAAAATATCCGAAAAAAGTTCGGTTCTCATttggattcggttcgggttcggatagttcggataatttggataaaatatcggttatttagggtaaaatatcaaataattagaaTGATTTAGATAAAAATTTCGGATATTTTGGACTACTTTGGATATTTCGGATAAAACTATCTGGATAGTTcggatactttataataatttagttattttcaactattttcagatatttttaatagaattttaaattaaaaatatatatttagttatgttatatgtatatataattatatttttatatattcgggtacccgttcggttcTCGGTTCAGTTCCGGTTCGGTTCGATTATTtctgatataaaaatataggaacCGTTCGGATATTTGAAGGTATTAGTCCGGTTCCGGTTTTGGGTAtttcggttccggttcggttcttcggttCCGGTTATTTTGCCCCTGCCTACTAGcaaccaaacaaataaaaagaaaatgcaCAGATCGATTTATTCTCTCTCCtatcttaattttgaatttcaaaagcACTTTCCCAATCATTACCTTTTCATATCTGGTTTAAGTTGAAGACCATGAAAAACTCAATCCTTTCTTAGATTATTTCTAACCcatttttataatagagatttctaaaatagaaacaaaaatagAGATGGTATTTTTGATCCAGTATCTTTCTCTATAATAGAAAAATACTATATTTgtttctataaatagaggaatgctaATTTTTTCCTTATATTTAGAAAGAGAAAATAGCATTCTTCTACTTATAGAAGTAAATATAGCAGAGGAACACATTGGaataaaaacacaatttctATCTTTTCCTCTATTATAGAGATGGATTGAAGATGCTCTTAACCCAATTGTACTTCTCCCATGAATTATTCTTGTTCTTTTTCAAAGCCAAGCTTGTTATTCAACAAAATATCtcgaaaaaaaatcaatactattaaaacaatataattttttagatTTATCCATACCCATATTTGGTATATTACCTTTTGTGCTATTATGATTTTGCTTactaattaaaaattcattaatggTAAATCTGGTAGTGAAAATGTGACCAACTGTACAACAAATTAGCCAACAAATCTATCATGtgtatcttatttttttattaaactaacagaATACAACAACAATACATTCTATTTGATATCTTACCGTCGAAACTCTTTTTTCGGCCTTTATATACAAATTCTTTTACCTAACTCTTTCATCATTCACTAAGAGTTCGAATGGAGGGTGGGAAAAAGATGTAGGACACACTTAGGTGTGCGTACTGTACTTAAAGTTCCCAttcattatttgttttttaattgtgGTTCAATTCACTGTATATAGTAATGAACTGCTTGTGGTTCAAATTTGTGAGTGAAAAATTATGAACCACTGCTACAGTACATACACAACAATACTTAGTGTTTTTAGCagttcttattcttcttcttttaaaaaaaacaatatatattcttttactTGTATAATATGTAGCACATGCTAAGCTAAAATAGCTTTAATCTTATAATGCTTACAAAAGTTTAGTcttaaacaaaagaataaaaattattttgactacatatattttactattagacatcatactttatttttttataatattttattttctttcaattttttattttttttaaaacggatGTGTTAGTTAAtattaaaactcaaaaattattatactattttaccaaaaaaattatacctactttaaaatcatcaaaatttgatatatatttaatttacacctctttttatcaaaatataattatttttagtttatccaattcatatacatatttaattctaaaactaaaaataatagtatatatgtttaaataatttcctattatatttttgaatacaCTTTTATCATTtcacttataatttttttttttaaactcctttaatttataacaatatatagtattaaaattttatattaattaatttaaatttgtacagTAATTTGGACCAGTTTTTATCAACTTTCACCATTCaaacatatgttttgaaccgCTAGATCCGCTAGATCCACACTTGTACCGCTCGATCCGCTTGATCCACTTTTGTTCCGCTCAATCTGCTTGATCCGCTAGATCCGCAACGCTTGATCCGCTTTTTCCATTCGGAGCCTAAGCACTAGAAACACACCTGAAATTCCATATAacaatttatatgtataaaatgtGTCCGATCagcatatctttatatataaaagaagcaTTGTATCCCTCCTGAGGCTGCCAGCTCGGATGCCACGTCGGAAATAGAAGCTCCCTCGCGCTGCCATGTCGGATCCGCACCGTTTCACTAAAGTTTCTGTCTGAACGGGCTTCACGCGCTAACCAGAGGATTCTTCTTCACGAGGCCCATCTGCACAGATCTTCTACGGAAAACCCTAATCAGGTGCTCCCTTCCTGATCTTCGTTCGTCTTCTATCGGCGCAGCGATCGTCCAGAATCTGTAACGGTTATGCTTTTAATCGTCTTTAATCGTCTTTAATTCCTACCCCACTCAAATCAACCTCTTGAGCCGTTCATCGGCTATATTAATCGTCTTTAATCCTGGTGAGCTTTTTGTGTTTTGttacatttgatttttttttattagagaGAACCTCTTTTTGATCAGAACCTCTTACTGGTTGTGGAATTTGCGAGATTCCTGCGAAGTTCTACATGTTTGTTcgtgtttaattttattttctccaGAAGTTTAAAGTTCTTTGTTTATACAAGAATCTGGCTAACttctttatgttttgttatatttttgattaggTTTATATATTAGAAGCGAGTTTCACTGTCGGGAAGCGAGGTTCTCAGAGAGATTCAGGCATCATCTT
This genomic window contains:
- the LOC103873667 gene encoding uncharacterized protein LOC103873667 codes for the protein MAMLQRYTQHRMTKWNVVMVVMIVMVAAMGGEAKQIRQRTWIGCFRYCSRNCSDTDGNCYEGCKIRCGGPTPTETNSR
- the LOC103873666 gene encoding uncharacterized protein LOC103873666 isoform X2, with product MVETPSKIHQLLLLHSLIFFLTLSPSTQQEQETHHCSKINTTNLFLSPFSNQSIVAANLITCRSGRLYFKTSVGLFHVSSIDYTTKTLILSHSSGREKKVKKLGARVSLEVEGHLPDLCIACERPDGNCGVALRCLCHPKECKNKVVNYATKSRALLSSVYFC
- the LOC103873666 gene encoding uncharacterized protein LOC103873666 isoform X1 translates to MVETPSKIHQLLLLHSLIFFLTLSPSTQQEQETHHCSKINTTNLFLSPFSNQSIVAANLITCRSGRLYFKTSVGLFHVSSIDYTTKTLILSHSSGREKKVKKLGARVSLEVEGHLPDLCIACERPDGNCGVALRCLCHPKECKNKVVNYATKSRALLSSNSQLVLVFSIALFLIS